A window of Peromyscus eremicus chromosome 23, PerEre_H2_v1, whole genome shotgun sequence genomic DNA:
ATGTGGGATGGGGAACAGCTGTTAGAAGTTCACAGAGAGGGAACACATGCTGAAGGCTGAGACTCTAGGAGAACAAGCTCAAATGTCTACTCTCCACCTGTCCTGGAGCTGTGTCCTCAGATCGTCATCTGGTCACAGGAAATACAGTTGTTTTTGTCATAGATGTCGGTAACATGCAGACATGATCCAGTCCACAGAGTGTTGGCTGCTTGTTGCCTCagaacctgagtttcatccctagtAGTCATATAAAGAGCTGGATCAATTTGTCATGGCCTTTAATCTTAACCCTAGGGGCAAAGGCAggtgatctttgtgagttcaaagccagcctcgtcTATATATAAAGTTTCACACCAAACAAAGTTGAGTgaactgtaatcccagtactgaggaagtggagacaggtatgtcactgggggtcactggccagccagcctagtctactttgCAAACTTGAAgctagtgagagatcctgtctcaaaaataaggggATGACAATGAATATGTCCTCTAGGGTCCACATGCCCAGGAAGAAATgtgaacattcacacacacacacacacacacacacacacacacacacacacacacctgaattaACAGatccacatgttcacacacagaaaataaataaagatatataacagaaaatatgtaattttagCCATTAGTGTACAGCTCAGTACAGGGAAGAGTGCATTCATTTGCTTTACAAACATCACTAAGGTGAATTTCCACCTTTACTTATTTGGAAACACTAGACCAACAGTTCCCAACCTGTGGCTCGCTACCCCACAGTGGTGAATATAAGAACATCCTGCATATCAATATTCACAatacgattcataacagcagcaaaatcacagttatgaaaataattttgtgatggGGGgttcaccacatcatgaggaactgcattaatgGGTctctgcattaggaaggttgagaatcactactCTAGACCCAAGAAACAGCtccattctctcccttccctaAGCCCTGGCAGCTGCTGGTTGACATTACATCAGGTCAACAGGGTGGTCATAGAGACTGTGCAGAGAACTGTGCTGTGGGCATTTTCTCACAGGGTGGCTTAATCCAGTCAAGAGCCACTGCTggctcaacacttgggaggtagaggcaggcagatttctgtgagttccagaacaatcaAGGCTaaatggtgagaccctgtcttataaaaacccaaacaccaaaatataaaaaaagagccACAGAACACGGTTATAACCTACAAGGATATACACAGAGTCTCCCAGCTTCTGTAGGGCCATGTGAAGGTTAACAGTCACACAGTGTTCCACTCTGTGTTCCCAGTTACTTCTGCTGCAGAGGAGAGGcagggatcagaagacagagcagccacatCATGAAAATGGGGACGTTATTTCCCAAGAGCCTTGGAGTTTGTGTGGGAGAGGTGAGGGTAAGAAGGCGAGAAAGGAGAGGGGGGTTGGGAATGGAGAGGAGACAAGGGAGTGGGTAGAGAGAGTAGAGAGATGTGTGCTGGGGAGCTAGGAGGGGAAATGGGGGACTGTGGTGCTAGATGGCAGTTGACAGTGGGACTGGAGGACTCAAAAAACATCCAGTGGGCACCTGCTGTTTGTTCTGGGCCTAGGTTGGAACTGTGTGGAGATGCTCCATACAGGGACTCATTGGAGCCCTGCCTCAGGACCAAGTGAGTCAGTTACATCCTGGAGACGTCAATCCACCTCCAGGTCATGTGGACAGTGGAATTGGCCAGGATGGACTGCAGTGTTACTTTGGTTCAGAAAGAGGGTGAACTAGGAGGGAGGGCCCATGCTGTGTTCTACAGAGGGGTGGGGTTCTGTCTTAGCAGAGAATGACAGACAAGGTCAGAGGAGGCAGCAAAGGCTTGTCACAACTACAAGGGAAAGATCCTGTTGGCAGAGGCCTGGGCAGAACCAAGAGAAAGGAATATGAAAGAAACCTCAGAGGCATGGAGCCTGAGGTGACACCTAGGTGACAAGGAAGCCAGAGACATCAAAGCCAAAGCCAGGGTGGCTCACGATGGGTGATGGTCAGTTGAGTCCCAGGAATCGACTGAATAATCTTcatgccttcttttgtgttcagaTGAACTCGGCAGAAGTACACTGTCTGGTCCTTCTTCTTCAAGTTTAGGATTCTGAGGACTCCGGCTGTCTGAGGCTGTGTCCAGTTCAGGATGAGCCGGTTCTTGAAATGCTCATGTACGAAAAGGGGGGTGGAGTTGTAGATAAATTCCCCATGGAAGTGCTTCCATCTCCAGAGAATCCTCATCTGTGGATCCTCTGCCAATTCCCCGGGGAAGTAGAAGGTGAAAGGGATCTCGATGGAGCTGCCCTGGACACCAGAGAGGCGGGTTGGTTGTTTGACCCCAAAGGCATTTTCTCTGTTGGATCCTGCAGAGTTTCCTGTGAAGAATGGGGAGAATCTGACCCCTCTACAGGGGATAGAAAGGACAATACAGAATTTCCGACTCTTTACCTACAGATGGGTGTGGGACACAGGGCAGGACTGTCCTTATGTCCCAATGTCCCATATGGACAGGACAGACAAGGAAGGGTTGGGATGGACCCACTCTGAGGATGAGCTCTCTCTTGGGGCACAGAGGACTGGCTGGCTTCTCTAGCAGTGACCTGTCCA
This region includes:
- the LOC131898427 gene encoding paired immunoglobulin-like type 2 receptor beta-2; translation: MVALLVSLPGEIQIMTWILLLLLSAACLQAGNSAGSNRENAFGVKQPTRLSGVQGSSIEIPFTFYFPGELAEDPQMRILWRWKHFHGEFIYNSTPLFVHEHFKNRLILNWTQPQTAGVLRILNLKKKDQTVYFCRVHLNTKEGMKIIQSIPGTQLTITHPIRTTMQSPSMVTSAVTTAGLEDTEDQRNPSLVNLGATVGVVVATAVLITPVYVLMVFLWWKQRPAD